Genomic window (Campylobacter ureolyticus ACS-301-V-Sch3b):
ATATCTGCGTGAAGTTTATTCATTCTTCCTTCGATTAAAGTTTTATCTTTGTCATTTCCTATAAAAACTAAATTTGAAAAGCCAATTATACTTTTTCCATCTTTGCTTACAAACATCGGCACCATTTCTCCGTTTATATCTGTAATTACAAAATTTAATCCATCAATTGATTCAAGTCTATCTACTGACATTATCTCAATTTTTTCAACATTTTTAACTATATTTTTAAGTGTGCTTTCATAATTTTTACTAAAAATTTCTTCAGCAAAACCTTGTGTAAATACTAAAGCACTCAAACCTAGGTAAAAAGCAAATTTTTTCATAGTTCATCCTTTCTAAAATTTTATATATTATAGCCATTATTGGATTAAAATTTTATCATTTTAACTATATTTTTTGCTATAATGCTGTTTTTATTAAGATTAAGGAGAATTTATGGCTTATTCTATGGGTGATTTAAAAAAAGGCTTAAAGATAGAAATTGATGGTATTCCATATAAAATTGTTGACTATCAACATGTAAAACCTGGAAAAGGTCCAGCTTTTGTTCGTGTAAAAATTAAATCTTACACAACAGGAAAAGTTTTAGAAAAGACTTTCCATGCAGGCGATAAATGTGATGAACCACATTTGGAAGAAAGACAGATGCAGTATTTATATGATGATGGTGAGTATTGCCAGTTTATGGATACTGAAAACTATGAGCAAGTTGCAATTAGTGATGAAGAAGTTGGCGATAGCAAAAAATGGATGCTTGATGGAATGATGGTTGATGTGCTTTTTCACAATGGAAATCCAATAGGCCTTGAAGTGCCTCAAGTTGTTGAGCTTAAGATTATAGAAACAGCTCCAAATTTTAGAGGTGATACTCAAGGAAGTAATAAAAAACCAGCTACTTTAGAAACAGGCGCTGTTGTACAAATTCCATTTCATATCCTTGAAGGTGAAGTTATAAGAGTTGATACAACAACTGGCGAATATGTAGAAAGAGTTAAAAAATAAGTTAAATTTCAAGGATTTTTCCTTGAAATTTTTAGCGCCCTATATCAAATCTAAAATTTCATTTTTGTTTGGGAAGCGGTTAGTCTCTTTTTTAGAAAAAATCACTCTGCCATCAACTTCAACTATGAAATTTCCATTTCCACCAGCTATTAGCTCTATATCTGCATTTGGAAATTTGGATAAAATTTCATCTTTCACACGGAAAGCTTTTGGTTCATAGTTTCAAATATTACAATATGTAATCTTTATTTTCATAAAATTTCCTTTATTTAAAAAATCAAGTATAATTATAGTATTAAATTTAAACAAAAGGAGAAAATATGAAAAAAGTTGCAATTATTTTAGCAGATGGATTTGAAGAAATTGAGGCAATCACTGTAATAGATATTTTAAGAAGAGCTGAGATTAAGGCCGTTAGTGTCGGTCTTAATAAAAAAATAGTTAATGGAACTCACGGCATAGAGGTAAAAGCAGATATGATTTTAGATGATTTAAATGTAGACGAGTTTGATATGATAGTTTTACCAGGGGGACTTCCAGGAGCTGAGTATTTGGCAAAAAGTGAAAAATTAGCTGAAATTTTAAAAAAATTTAATGATAAAAATTTAAAAATTGCGGCTATTTGTGCAGCTCCTTGGGCGCTTTCAACAGCTAAAGTTTTAAAAAACAGCTACACTTGCTATCCAGGGTTTGAGCAAAAAGTAAATCACAAAGGCTACACCGATAAAAAAAATGTAGTAATTGATGAAAACATAATAACATCAAAAGGACCAGCTACGGCGATGGAGTTTGCTTTAAATTTGGTAAAAGTACTTTTAGGAGATGATAAATTTAATGCTTTAAAAACCGAACTTTTATATAAATAAAACAAATTTAAAAAATTTATATCAAAATAGCTAAAATTTAGGTAAAATATCCAAACCAAAAGATAAATTTGGAATTTTTTTAAGGGATATAATTTGAATATCTATGTAGGTAATTTACCGTTTCGTTTAGCTGAATCAGAGCTTAGAGAAGCTTTTGAACAGTTTGGAGAAGTTAGTCGTGCTAAGATCATAAAAGATCGTGAAACAAATCGCTCAAAAGGCTTTGCTTTTGTTGAGATGAGTAATGATGATGAGGCATCAAAAGCCATAGAAGCTTTGGACAATAAAGAGCTTTTTGGTAGAGTTTTAAGAGTGAATGAGGCTCGTCCTAAACAAGACTAAATTTACTTTTTAGACCGCTTTTGCGGTCTTATCCTTTTTTAAAATTTCTTCTCATTTTTTTTGATATTAACCATATTTTTATAAGATTTTTATACAATTACATCTATAAATAAATTTTTAAAGAGAGTTTTATGAGCAAATTTACACACTTAC
Coding sequences:
- the efp gene encoding elongation factor P gives rise to the protein MAYSMGDLKKGLKIEIDGIPYKIVDYQHVKPGKGPAFVRVKIKSYTTGKVLEKTFHAGDKCDEPHLEERQMQYLYDDGEYCQFMDTENYEQVAISDEEVGDSKKWMLDGMMVDVLFHNGNPIGLEVPQVVELKIIETAPNFRGDTQGSNKKPATLETGAVVQIPFHILEGEVIRVDTTTGEYVERVKK
- a CDS encoding SelT/SelW/SelH family (seleno)protein, translated to MKIKITYCNIUNYEPKAFRVKDEILSKFPNADIELIAGGNGNFIVEVDGRVIFSKKETNRFPNKNEILDLI
- a CDS encoding DJ-1 family glyoxalase III, encoding MKKVAIILADGFEEIEAITVIDILRRAEIKAVSVGLNKKIVNGTHGIEVKADMILDDLNVDEFDMIVLPGGLPGAEYLAKSEKLAEILKKFNDKNLKIAAICAAPWALSTAKVLKNSYTCYPGFEQKVNHKGYTDKKNVVIDENIITSKGPATAMEFALNLVKVLLGDDKFNALKTELLYK
- a CDS encoding RNA recognition motif domain-containing protein, producing the protein MNIYVGNLPFRLAESELREAFEQFGEVSRAKIIKDRETNRSKGFAFVEMSNDDEASKAIEALDNKELFGRVLRVNEARPKQD